In Cololabis saira isolate AMF1-May2022 chromosome 1, fColSai1.1, whole genome shotgun sequence, the following proteins share a genomic window:
- the LOC133448036 gene encoding probable ATP-dependent RNA helicase DDX5 codes for MPGFSDRDRGRDRGYGGGPPRFGGGGGGGGNRGGPPPGKFGNPGERLRKRHWNLDELPKFQKNFYQEHPEVTHRALQEVEQYRRSKEVTVKGRECPKPIVKFHEAAFPSYVMDVIAKQNWTEPTPIQAQGWPVALSGKDMVGIAQTGSGKTLAYLLPAIVHIQHQPFLEHGDGPICLVLAPTRELAQQVQQVAAEYGRASRLKSTCIYGGAPKGPQIRDLERGVEICIATPGRLIDFLECGKTNLRRCTYLVLDEADRMLDMGFEPQIRKIVDQIRPDRQTLMWSATWPKEVRQLAEDFLKDYVQINIGALQLSANHNILQIVDVCNDMEKEDKLIRLLEEIMSEKENKTIIFVETKRRCDELTRRMRRDGWPAMGIHGDKSQQERDWVLNEFRYGKAPILIATDVASRGLDVEDVKFVINYDYPNSSEDYIHRIGRTARSQKTGTAYTFFTPNNMKQASDLISVLREANQAINPKLIQMAEDRGGRGRGGRGGYKDDRRDRYSGGGRSNFGASGFRDRDGGDRGFGGPKPGFGGGGGKAQNGGGFGGGGGGANSGGSYGNSSYNGNGQGNFGAPPGQGFGGQGFQGPPQFGGLPRGQNGLNHPPFPFGSQPPPQNSPAPPPPMVPYPMPPSFPQ; via the exons ATGCCAGGGTTTTCAGACAGAGATCGTGGCAGAGATAGAGG GTACGGCGGGGGACCTCCTCGGTTCggagggggaggcgggggaggaGGGAACCGGGGCGGACCCCCCCCGGGGAAGTTCGGCAACCCCGGGGAGCGGCTGCGGAAGAGGCACTGGAACCTCGACGAGCTGCCCAAGTTTCAGAAGAACTTCTACCAGGAACACCCCGAAGTCACACACAGAGCTCTG CAAGAGGTGGAACAGTACCGGAGAAGCAAAGAGGTCACGGTGAAAGGCCGGGAATGCCCCAAACCCATCGTCAAATTCCACGAAGCTGCTTTTCCAA GCTACGTCATGGACGTCATTGCCAAACAGAACTGGACCGAACCCACTCCCATCCAGGCTCAGGGCTGGCCCGTGGCCCTGAGCGGGAAGGACATGGTGGGCATCGCTCAGACCGGCTCAGGGAAAACCCTGGCG TACCTGCTGCCTGCAATCGTGCACATCCAGCACCAGCCGTTCCTGGAGCACGGAGACGGACCCATC TGCCTGGTGCTGGCGCCGACCCGGGAGCTGGCccagcaggtgcagcaggtgGCGGCCGAGTACGGCCGAGCCTCCCGTCTCAAGAGCACCTGCATCTACGGAGGAGCACCCAAGGGCCCGCAGATCAGGGACCTGGAGAGAG GCGTTGAGATCTGCATCGCCACGCCGGGTCGTCTCATCGACTTCCTGGAGTGCGGGAAAACCAACCTGCGTCGCTGCACCTACCTGGTGCTGGACGAGGCCGACCGCATGCTGGACATGGGCTTTGAGCCGCAAATACGCAAGATCGTGGACCAAATCCGG CCGGACCGCCAGACCCTGATGTGGAGCGCCACCTGGCCCAAAGAGGTGCGGCAGCTGGCCGAGGACTTCCTGAAGGACTACGTCCAGATCAACATCGGAGCGCTGCAGCTCAGCGCCAACCACAACATCCTGCAGATCGTAGACGTGTGCAACGACATGGAGAAGGAGGACAA ACTGATTCGTCTGCTGGAGGAGATCATGAGCGAAAAGGAGAACAAGACCATTATTTTTGTGGAGACCAAAAGACGGTGTGATGAACTCACCAGGAGGATGAGAAGAGACGg GTGGCCCGCGATGGGAATCCATGGAGACAAGAGCCAGCAGGAGAGGGACTGGGTCCTGAATG AATTCAGATATGGCAAAGCTCCGATTCTCATCGCGACAGACGTGGCCTCCCGCGGCTTAG ATGTGGAGGATGTGAAATTTGTCATCAATTATGACTACCCTAACTCCTCCGAGGATTATATCCACCGCATTGGACGCACAGCCCGAAGTCAAAAAACGGGCACCGCCTACACCTTCTTCACCCCCAACAACATGAAACAAGCTAGCGACCTGATCTCTGTGCTCCGCGAGGCCAATCAGGCCATTAACCCCAAGCTGATCCAGATGGCCGAGGACAGAGGAG GTCGTGGTCGGGGGGGAAGAGGCGGCTACAAGGACGACCGCCGGGACAGGTATTCTGGGGGCGGGCGGAGTAACTTCGGCGCTAGTGGCTTCAGGGACAGGGACGGCGGCGATAGAGGGTTCGGCGGGCCCAAGCCCGGCttcgggggcggggggggcaaGGCCCAGAACGGGGGCGGGTTCgggggcggcggcggcggcgctaACTCTGGCGGTAGCTACGGCAACAGCAGTTACAACGGCAACGGACAGGGAAACTTCGGGGCCCCGCCCGGCCAGGGCTTCGGCGGCCAGGGCTTCCAGGGCCCGCCCCAGTTCGGCGGCCTGCCGCGGGGCCAGAACGGCCTGAACCACCCGCCCTTCCCCTTCGGCTCCCAGCCGCCGCCGCAGAACTCGCCGGCGCCGCCGCCGCCCATGGTGCCCTACCCCATGCCGCCCAGCTTCCCGCAGTAA
- the LOC133448195 gene encoding cold-inducible RNA-binding protein B-like: MSDEGKLFIGGLSFDTDEDSLAAAFGKYGSIEKVDVIRDRETGRSRGFGFVKYDNVDDAKDALDAMNGQTLDGRSIRVDEAGKSRGGFSGGRGGRGGGGRGFSRGGYSDGGGYGGRSYGDRSYGGSDRSYGGGSGGGYRSGGYSSGYRDDRQGGYGGGRSGSYRGGYDE, from the exons ATGTCCGACGAAGGTAAACTGTTCATCGGAGGCTTGAGCTTCGACACCGACGAAGACTCTCTGGCCGCCGCCTTCGGCAAATACGGCAGCATCGAGAAGGTGGACGTGATCCGGGACCGGGAGACCGGGAGATCCCGCGGCTTCGGCTTCGTCAAATACGACAACGTGGACGACGCTAAAGACGCGCTGGACGCCATGAACGGACAGACCCTGGACGGCCGCTCCATCCGAGTGGACGAGGCGGGCAAGAGCCGCGGCGGATTCAGCGGAGGACGCGGCGGGAG GGGAGGCGGCGGCCGTGGCTTCTCCAGAGGCGGCTACAGCGACGGTGGCGGATATGGTGGAAGAAGCTACGGTGACCGGAGCTACGGCGGCAGCGACAGGAGTTACGGCGGCGGCAGCGGTGGTGGCTACAGAAGCGGCGGATATTCATCCGGCTACAGAGACGACCGCCAGGGAGGCTACGGTGGTGGGCGCTCCGGCTCCTACAGAGGCGGATACGACGAGTAA